The Erpetoichthys calabaricus chromosome 16, fErpCal1.3, whole genome shotgun sequence sequence CAGTCACTGTCACTGAGTTACTGCGTCTCTCAAAATGACCTTCGGCCTCTGGAAATCTTTTCCACACATCCAGTGTGTAATCGCAGGTCAGCAGCACCTGTCCAGGCCCGGTCCACCTCATCAGCTCCCCCCAGGTCATATTCCAGCTGCACCGTCCATCCTTGAGTGGGATCTTGTCACCGTACAGCTGGCACTTCACTCCAGCGTGGGATCCTTTCACTTCACAGGAGACACGAATCGTCTTCTTCAGAGAGGTGGACCTCGGTGTCACCCGTAGAATGGCTTTCTCTAAAGGACCTGATGATTGTATAAAAGAGAGAGTGTACTGCGTTACTGGGGTTCAGTCTGAGCCAGCGGGGGGAAATGGAGGGCTGATATGACCAGTTGTTCTTACAAAAGCAGAAAGTAGAGGTCACTGGTGGCACATGATGGCCTCCTCAGCAAGCCACTGTCACTTCTCTTACTGCCTTAATCAATTCTGATTGGTCACTGGTAGCCCATGCCTCTTCTTGAGCCTAAGAGTTCTCAAGGTCCATATCTCAACTTTCTGACCCGTCCACTCCCTTGCGGACACTGTCCTCGTTTACCTGCCCTAACCCTACGTCTATGGTGAGGCCCACAGCAAGCAGAGTGTAGTATGGGTGCCAGGAATCATGGGgcagaatataatgaaaaatgtGCTTCCCAGTTGTGCACTGGATGCTGGCCTTATGGACATTAAGGATGAGGCGCTGAGAGATAGCAGGAAGTCTCAACGTCCACCTCGTGGCTTTGTTGTTTCGTGTAACAATTGTGACGTGTCTTACCTAATAGCAGCACTTCTTTAGGGTCACTGCGGGGCGAGAGTTGACCCCCAGTTTCTTGGTTGGTCTGATAGTCGCAGCTCAGCTGCAGTGTCTTGAAGTTGCCTGTGTCCTCATCCAGTTGTCTCCTGGTCACCTCAAACTCACACGTGTTTCCAGTCGTAGTCTCGGTGGTCACAGAGGTGTTTCCCACGTACAAGGTGCACGTTACTTTACCGGGAGAGCCGTCCATTACACAGAGAGCAGTGAGTCTGTTATTTGTGGCCAGCACGTTGTTAATCAAGATGAAGTCGGGCTTCTCCATCGAGGCtgtaggacagacagacagacagtaaggCTGTGTTATCTCAAAGCTCTGCCTCTTGGTGGCTTAACACCTCAGTCTGTGCATCTCCTAGACGAATTGAGACATCAGTGACAGACACAAACCCTGAGCCCCTCACACCACATCACCCCAATAACAGAACTGGCCCTCAAGTGTGTGCGTCTCCTTTTTTAATTGTTCACGGCACACCTTAAATTTTTTGTCAATTGCCCTTCGGGGCCACCGtagtttctatacttaaagatgctttaccaTCAGTACGCACTACTCATTCAATAGAGCACCTTGCATGTCATGCTATTAGGCACGTTAAGGCACAATTTAAAACTGTGTGCCCCCCCcatgccttacacatggcaaggcagaTCACTTactgagactaatctgtagtcagagggacaagaaatagttagaatataccagtCCAACTCAgattgtgggggttataagaacctccaaTAGACTGTGCACTAATATATatgacttaaataactagcaaatggctcttacaagcaGCGTGTTCACTCTGTTTTAACATTTGATGGCCACAATTTCCACCCAGCCCAGTGCAGTGATCTTGGGGTCCGTCTCCACCTTATTCTGTGGCACTGCTGGTTTGCCCCCGAGTTCAGTAACACAAATCCTCAAATTTCACCCTAACCAAGCTTACGTTGGCGTGACACCATCAGCCACACATTTTCAACTTCACAGAGTTCATCAATGCATACATTAAGTTGTTTCTTATAGAAAACTAGTTGATTACCccgtggcttcgctcactgagtgcaagggaaaaaaataaaatgtagtctataagttattacagtaaaacattaatattttaagaagtaaagatacattgagcactactggactGGTTTCGGGTAGACTACACTTTAAAGCAGTCCtggctggggctgctggggtcaaaggtggccacaggtagttaaaaggagggcagagggcaaaaggaaaaagagaaaagtttGTGTGTGCTGCGGTTATCTGTTgtttctgcctgctgttattggaactttaatcattgtgtcctggactgtattcgtttgttggggtctggatcgtctgtctacctgtgcactgaggactgtgttgaattcattggttttccggaagagtggagcgctcctgaatcatccatctgatttcatcccttcagtaactaccggtaggactgtatttttctttcaccctttcaacatacagatcgctggacttaactttgtCACTACTCatcttcatccggtttggtttatatggactttgctgtgtggtgtctgtgtttatatgttaaatgtaatatcgccgaaggggtcaggggtggtattactgttttcattaattatttttgggtcattatatttgtaattgtttgcctttcccagtgtgctttattgtctctgttgtgagtgtgtgtgggtcgatccaaggctggggacgttcctgagatctcttctattaaaataaataaatcaccctcatctttgacggtgtgaatcttagcggcccctgaccgctacaacacaacaggtaagtggaactaacagcagctaaaatgtatttggatcatctctcggtagtagatcccttttgaaaggcgctacacgactgctatggtatagaaattacattttctatgtgaacgtccaaatttctgcctgataagcttgcactatgtgcctgtgatttaagacaaaaataattctgataaatgtggacgctgcccttccatgcttaacaggcagaaggtccaaacaattcgcaagtccaacactttacatgaagaggtctgtacatcttattagatgtaaactctccatcttcttaaaataattgatcacaaaagcaaccttgaatgttgtggggttttagtgacccgaactcaccttaagggacagtaagtagtcgtgcagagCAATTAataaacagagtcctgcttcgatggcgccgattacactcattcgcaaagattttcactctcccaggagccgacgggacACTTGAAGTGTCagaaacagtgcgagaagagaggacgctgcccgaaactgcaaagctctcgacctggcggagcagcccgacatcaCGCACTGTTTCTGACACTTcaagcatccactttgttctcacgacccctcgccactgaaggtggtctcgtcttcacattgtttacaggtcggcgcagttaaaaagtaaaaagacgcaaagctgttttcctcatctcttctactatcaagtactgccaactaaaaaaaagttacaatgtggcagtttctacGACAGTCGTGgaggaataaataaaacttctctgttagAACGCGCCTGGCAGCGgatggctcagcgctgtagtccagacaggaggggtgGGAGAAGGCGACGTGGggcgcacacaaataataacaattcataaagacgatataaaaatggcgtccacaaacgaagtgattagttcctgtattataatatgttctgtggtcataggtaatttccatatcgtgtggtcatacgtaatttccgtttcatacgtaatttccatatcgtgtggtcatacgtaatttccgtttcatacgtaatttccatatcgtgtggtcatacgtaatttccgtttcatacgtaatttccatatcgtgtggtcatacgtaatttccgtttcatacgtaatttccatatcgtgtggtcatacataatttccgtttcaaacgcgaaaagaattttatatatatagattccagATTATGAGCTCAAAAAAAGTGACCCTCAGTATGTGTATTTGGGATATACAGGGGCAACACCCGCCATAATCAAACAACTTGCACCCCTGATCCAAAAATCTCATTTTCTCATGAGGGGCAAGTCACCGTAAAGGCCGTTTGTCTTTGATTTTGACAGACCTGTTGTCAAATGACGAGTGACCTGTTCCCAAAGTACGAGGGTACTCCGACCCCTTCACTTTGTCGACACTTTGAGTTGTAGATTTAATCTTAAATGgatgcatttgtcattttttaactcatcaaatctgcactcaataacacataacaaaggtttgcaaatttattaaaaatccttcatcattcatttatataactttaacaaaaatgcaaacCGAGACAAATTTGATTTACTTGGGGGGGAACAAAATCTACTTCTAAGCAATATGAGCTGTTGGTTTGAACCTCACTATGCAAAATTATTTAcagcaaaattggaggaagattttatgTCAACGTGTGCCTTAAAACCAACGTTGTGTCTCTGTTACACAgctgacatcttcataatctggaccaCCAGTGAggaggacctcctccattttcataacgaATGAAATTctttccaccccaacataaagctgaagctgaattactcaaaaatagaagtcagcttccttgacacggccattcaactgaaagataacccccttgtaacttctgtttttcataaaccgacagacagacggacctacctgagaagtgatagcttccaccccaagcatataaggagctccattattttcagccaagcaatacgttacaatcgtatttgcttAGACCCGACAGACCTCATtagacaaggttatacccccaaaacatccatccatccattatccaacctgctatatcctaactacagggtcacgggggtctgctggagccaatcccagccaacacagggcgcaaggcaggaaacaaaccctgggcagtgcaccagcccaccgcagggcacacacacacacacacaccaagcacacactagggacaatttagaatcgccagtccacctaacctgcatgtctttggactatgagaggaaacccacgcagacacggagagaacatgcagactccacgcagggaggaccctggaagcgaaccctggtctcctaactgtgaggcagtagcgctacccactgcgccaccatgccgccccacccccaaaacaacagacactcaaataagaagatcTACTtacatacccagagacaaccttctggaatataaaaacaagaaccgcatcccccttgttgtcacccaCAAACCACATCTTGCAGcatttcaaaaaattataaaagaacttcagccaatgctaaataatGATGACACGCTGAAAGACGTATTTCCAGAATCTCCCCCACAGcttacagacaaccaccaaacctgcagcaactaagaGTCCGAAGTGCCCTAAGTGAACcaaaagaaaatggcacatctccctgcctacagaaaagatgtaaaacgtgtgctcacatttataatacagaccgtatagttataccacactgccgactagaacgtcacataaagggatcattccTGCAGATCATCTCATGTGGTCAcctcattctctgtatgaaatgtcctgacactgcactctatgtgggagaaactggtcaaacactccgccagagaatgaacttccACAAGTgccacatcaagcatggcaacacagatgttccagtAGCggctcacttcaacagccatggacactgtgagagagactttaaagtcacagggcttaggggcaacttcagaacacagcaagacagAAAAGAGTGAgaagttaaactgatgctaaaattgaacacattacaacatggtgtaaacagagacaagagttttatggccagatatgaggattgtttgcatctctcagactgacaacctgactacagacacACATTGTATAGAAAAACTCATCAGATagttcaaaagactttgttggacagttatcttatcaaaagatcttgactagacattgtttcctctcttgctaaatgaatcttagcctgaagagatcTACCTGTATTAATTTTTtccatctaagatgtctcacttaaaggttttccaatgttgtttcttgtcctagtgtgtatataaacaccaggaactccagtttctgtattacattttacctgaagaaggggcctgagttgcctcagaagtttgcatattgtaatcttcttagttagccaataaaaggggtcattttgcttgacttctcacaacatcagaaacttcaaaaagaCTTTGGTGGAGAGTTATCTAATAAGAAGATCTTCACcctacattgttctcctctcctgctaaattaatcttagcctgaagagatgtattaattttttaatttaagatatctcacttaaaggttttccaatgttgttatttgtcctgctgtctatataaacaccgggaactccagtttctgtatgacaccagcaagcccgcgattctcgaaagaatcgcaaatccaagaatggcaatcacttgtTGTTCCCTCCGATATGTGGAGGGATgatatatcatggagggtgggtgcgtcctgggaaagttcatttaattaaataaatatatttgtagtaaagtgggctctttttggagctgtgactcatctggtacaacctggcgtgcacatgTTACCTCAGGTGTatttcacaggtcgtagccatgctaaaggtttcatttaattaactacacatacagtatttgtactacagcggtttctttgtgtgggcgcgttcgttcattgtatttatccatacaggctcgttttgtatttccgttactccacctaccgactctgggaagccgctgcgtttgactctggggcgccgcagcGCATTTGTACTAcagtggtttctttgtgtgggcgccttcgttcattgttgttATCCATATGGGCggagcgcgttgtgggcgcgttcgttcattgtgtttatccatacgggctcattttgtatttccgttagttgagctctttcattatggagccgtgacgtgtttgcttctggtgtgtctgaagtgggcgccacctactgactgtgggaagccgctgcgtttgactctggggcgccacggCACAGTGCGCATGCGTTTCGGTGCGCCCATGCATAAATTAatctgtggtttagtaatatagatctgcctgaagaaggggcctgagttgcctcgaaagcttgcatattgtaatcagttagccaatcaaaggagtcattttgcttgacttctcactacatccataatgagtaacatggtacaacaccctagtactataagcAATATGAAAAAACAACATCATAATATTTCACAAATAGGACCAAAAAGTGAATATTAAATGATAATGGGAGCTGTGAGACTTTACTGAAGGATGCTGGGAAATGGAGCCCCTGTTGAGAGGAGCACAGAAGAAGCGGACGTGACAAGGGGTTTAAGTTGTAATAAGTCACCAATAGCAGAACCAGAAAGTGAGTACAAAGGTTTTACACCGAATTCTAAATAaccaaccaccaccaccatcgAGGCCCAACCGAGGTGAACTTACCCTGCGTGGCATCAGTCTTCACCCGGGCTGCAAAGAAACAAGAAGATGGTTTGGATTAGCTTTCTATATCTGCGCAATAATACCAACGCCTTAAGAAAACCCAAGTGGCCTGATCACACACAAGATGTCACACCTTGCACTGGACCACTTCCTTTGTCACACGGCCTGCTTCTACTGCTTCCTGGTGTCCTTCTCGAGCCACGGAGTTCAAACTGGCTTCCTGCATTTCACAGACACTCAGAAGCTGCTAATGtcacatctttgtttttttttaagtgtcacAGTCACTCGTGTCCttgattttcactttgttttcatATTCACCCATCTCCAGTCTCGTGATACGTCTTTTCTGTTGTCCTTTGCCATCCTCCTCACTTCCTCCTTGTCGCCTGTTTTTGCTTCGGTTAAAAAATTTCCGTCCACTTGTAGCGGCGCTACTTAAATTGCCTACAACTCTCAGCAGTATCATACCATTGAGCAGATTCAGAGGGTGCAAGGGTTGCTGGGAAGAAGGATAATTAAACAGGCTCGTTAAAAAGGCGCCAAAAAGACGCAGTGGGAATCACAATCGACCGTCTGTATTTGTTCCTACGTATTACACACACTGTTGGATTACAGTTTCTTCTGGATGTGTGTTCTTGTCCTGCGCCTGCTTGTCCGTGTGATTTCATTATGGATGGATACGTCTTTGTCTGGGGAGCGTTCCCAATCACACCGTATCGTCAATGCTACActgggaacctggtaggacaaaactttacatttgatTCAGAGGGCACTTGCTGCACTGGACAGCATTTGCATTTTACTGTTAGTGTTAATTGCTTATGGAGTGGCATGTATTGTTTTGTTCGATATCGTGTATGTAAATAATAATCGCCGACAGGGAAACGGGGATGGATTTGTGTACATGTTGgtttgtttaaaacttttttttgccttctttatttTACCTAAtaatgtgatacagtacctgccaaatattACAAAGACTACATGACCCGTGTTTCtcccttattggggctcatcaggtgtacgcacttttgcatcccctcatggggatcgaaccttggatgtcagcaCCTGAGATGAAGCCTCTGATGTTGCGCCATGGAGActggttcacttatttgacaCAGTGAAGATTAGAGTACAGTATTACATACTTACTTCTGAactgcaatctgattatttaggtggtcacctaccaggtaacactggtggttggtcggccagtcggcaaacatctgccccGTCCTATCAGTTTCGAGAAGAGGCTCATAGATTCAGAACTTAAGCTTGTGGCTTCTCTTTGATACTCGATGGCCTCATTGTAGTCATTTTTCATTACAAGAATTCTGGACATTCACTGCATCAACGGGCCTCATCGTGTCTGGACTGAGCGTGTAGTtgttacattttgattttgttagcCAAGCGTTTGAGTGTTcatcagggctggattaagacgaaattgggcctgatgctgcagcccaaaaaaggcctattttttctcggcattggtgcatCTACATTCGACACTCACCatacatgcgcactcagaccgaccaaggagccttaattgcttgcgacacaaccagccagcctttcttgaacatgaataataataatgacatagtatcgtaacaactcgagattaacatcaaactatgtaacatcaacattcaatagcaattgtctgaaaagtgcacttaatgcagaagaGGCCAAACCAGATCAACTTAACTTAAGCATATTGTCACCCTAACTACTGCGTTAGTGCAGCTAacttatattgctgtttttcGAGCCTTAGCAAGCGCGAATTGTTCGATCGGGCCGGCTTTTAGTTtcacctttacagataaccatttaaatagccatcgatttttactgtacaactaactttcaaggtgaaaaatttactacgtggcacttaccgaacaataataaagtggcaagaatccccaagatattgcaaaaaacgcagctaaattattaagtaaactgtttaacgtaaaattgacagcattaacttgaaatcttcggttaacaataaacacaacaacgttatagttacgtcacagcgcaaagaacaatagtaactgtataataagtaacgctgtgtctaggcgtccgaaagtcggactccaaatttcattctaagaattattttgaggttaatatagcaaacgaaaactgttcagcttctggaaaattctcgtctgttttcatctgggcctgtTTCAGGAATGAGCCTAATGCTACAGCATCAGTAGCACCCACCGTAATCCGGCCATGGTGCTCATATATGTGAACATTTATTGCAAATGCATTTGCAGAAGAACTCTGAGCCAATGCTTGGACGTGGgcgctatacagaaataaactgaacAGAAGTGCAGGAAATGGACACTTCCTTACCGCCACGCAGAAGAGGAAACTGCTGGGGTATAAACAGACCTTTTCTACACTCTTTGCTGAGTTTGGATTTTCTTACATGAGTGTTTGATGCCATGTGAGACATTCGGTTCTATTCCATGAAACGGATCGACTTCCGGCTGAACTCTACAACAACTCCTTGTACTTTCAGTTGGCACCATTAACTCCCAGTCCAGGG is a genomic window containing:
- the LOC114666939 gene encoding uncharacterized protein LOC114666939 translates to MRCLCLLLLFTISRVKTDATQASMEKPDFILINNVLATNNRLTALCVMDGSPGKVTCTLYVGNTSVTTETTTGNTCEFEVTRRQLDEDTGNFKTLQLSCDYQTNQETGGQLSPRSDPKEVLLLGPLEKAILRVTPRSTSLKKTIRVSCEVKGSHAGVKCQLYGDKIPLKDGRCSWNMTWGELMRWTGPGQVLLTCDYTLDVWKRFPEAEGHFERRSNSVTVTVINRRKPGQQRRTTQAVKEKRPEDLGHVI